A part of Notolabrus celidotus isolate fNotCel1 chromosome 21, fNotCel1.pri, whole genome shotgun sequence genomic DNA contains:
- the LOC117804743 gene encoding E3 ubiquitin-protein ligase TRIM39-like, protein MASASVFTLEGQPLCSICLHEFTEPVSTPCGHNYCKACITAYWDTTDRPQCPLCKKQFHTRPQLQVNTEFRDMVGRFNNTRLRSEDNTLAKPGEVPCDICPGPKFKAQKTCLLCLSSYCQIHLELHQGVASRKNHQLIDPVTNLEDRVCKKHDRMFEFFCLVDQMCVCFMCLNDEHAMHRAIPLQQEITARKARLVDVVAEMKTMEKAKSRSIAEIKYSVEQSRIQAAKELEEIAEVFTDLILSLRRSQIELTDLIKGKQEAAEKQARDHLTKLEQEVTELVTRRSEMKELLRTDDDIKLLLGCPSLDFAAHGNQMDPLSHFNPPVLPELSDLSPQTYVGMVRKCVAQMEKTFSNEMEMLIHEVSLSDGCEVAKPSDQAEKPMTDGFIEEVWNTPQDKLMMIQQCNAMDVTLDAYTAHLNVMVSGDGKQLRVRDGQSFLSSLFGNRVLHNTLVLGADGFTSGRFYYQVRVSGCDSWILGVAKESINRDMISLPEDGYWTFCGFHTLSHHRETFFGNIRAEPVRLRQTPKTVGVFVDYEKGEVSFYDVDTRTLIYSYTGCNFFETQPALKAFLFSMAGAPLSSRSKLFPSLGIYGNDQNNVLEITPVAH, encoded by the coding sequence ATGGCCTCAGCCAGTGTCTTCACACTTGAGGGACAGCCTCTGTGTTCAATCTGTCTCCATGAGTTCACTGAGCCTGTCTCTACTCCATGTGGACATAACTACTGCAAGGCCTGTATCACAGCATACTGGGACACCACTGACCGGCCACAGTGTCCCCTCTGCAAGAAACAGTTCCACACTCGACCCCAGCTTCAGGTCAATACAGAGTTCAGAGATATGGTCGGGCGTTTCAACAACACGAGGCTTAGGAGTGAAGATAACACTCTTGCCAAACCAGGAGAGGTTCCCTGTGACATCTGTCCTGGGCCAAAATTCAAGGCGCAGAAGACATGCCTGCTGTGTTTGTCCTCGTACTGCCAGATTCATCTTGAGCTTCATCAAGGAGTCGCATCTCGTAAGAATCACCAGCTGATTGACCCGGTGACAAACCTGGAGGACAGAGTGTGTAAGAAGCACGACAGGATGTTTGAGTTCTTTTGTCTGGTGGACCAGATGTGTGTTTGCTTCATGTGCTTGAACGACGAGCATGCAATGCATAGAGCCATCCCGTTACAACAAGAGATCACAGCGAGGAAGGCCCGGCTGGTTGATGTTGTGGCAGAGATGAAAACAATGGAAAAGGCTAAATCCAGGAGCATTGCAGAAATCAAATACTCGGTGGAACAGAGCAGGATACAGGCAGCGAAAGAGCTAGAAGAAATTGCTGAAGTTTTCACTGACCTGATACTCTCCCTGCGAAGGAGCCAGATTGAACTGACTGATTTGATCAAAGGGAAGCAGGAAGCAGCGGAGAAACAGGCCAGAGACCACCTGACAAAGCTGGAGCAGGAAGTCACAGAGTTAGTGACAAGAAGATCTGAAATGAAGGAGCTTTTACGGACAGACGACGATATCAAGCTCCTACTCGGATGTCCCTCTCTTGACTTTGCTGCACATGGTAACCAAATGGACCCTCTGTCCCATTTTAATCCTCCAGTACTACCTGAACTGTCTGACCTTAGTCCACAGACTTATGTAGGGATGGTGAGAAAATGCGTGGCTCAGATGGAGAAGACATTCAGCAACGAGATGGAGATGCTAATCCATGAGGTCAGTTTATCTGATGGTTGCGAGGTGGCAAAACCATCTGACCAGGCTGAAAAACCAATGACAGATGGGTTCATTGAAGAAGTGTGGAATACACCTCAGGACAAGCTCATGATGATCCAGCAGTGCAATGCCATGGATGTGACTCTGGATGCCTACACCGCCCATTTAAATGTCATGGTGTCAGGGGATGGAAAACAACTGAGGGTTCGCGATGGTCAATCatttttatcttctttatttGGGAACAGAGTTTTACATAATACCCTAGTTCTTGGGGCAGACGGCTTCACCTCAGGAAGATTCTATTATCAGGTTCGGGTCAGTGGTTGTGACAGTTGGATCTTGGGAGTTGCCAAAGAGTCCATTAATAGAGACATGATTTCCTTGCCTGAGGATGGGTACTGGACATTTTGTGGATTCCACACCCTGTCCCACCATAGAGAGACTTTTTTTGGAAACATACGCGCAGAACCAGTTCGCCTGAGACAAACACCCAAGACAGTTGGTGTGTTTGTTGATTATGAAAAGGGAGAGGTCTCCTTCTATGATGTGGACACCCGGACTCTGATCTACTCCTACACAGGATGTAACTTCTTTGAGACCCAACCAGCACTAAAAGCGTTTCTCTTTTCTATGGCTGGTGCTCCCTTAAGCAGCAGATCAAAGCTGTTTCCTAGTTTAGGTATCTATGGAAACGATCAGAATAACGTACTCGAAATCACTCCTGTGGCCCATTAA